The Corvus moneduloides isolate bCorMon1 chromosome 16, bCorMon1.pri, whole genome shotgun sequence genomic sequence ATGTGCCTTCATCCGGGGCGCTCCAGCGGAGCCAAATcccccgggagcggcggggggaGGACGCTCCCGTTATCCGGCTCCAGCCGCACCAGCCGTGCATTAATAGATTATCCCGAGCATTTGGGATcgccaggagccagggaagcGCTCGCGGGAGGAGCACGGGCAGGGCCAGGCCGGCGGACACGGCCCCGTTTGCCTCTGCTGCCGGCATTCCCAACACAGGTGGGAGCGGGACGCGCTGGGAATCTGCCGGGATGGCTGGAGCGGGATCGGGGTGCTGCTCCCGGGGAGGCCGGAGCGGCCATGGGGCTGATCCCGCTCCCGGCTGGAGTTCTGGGGGATGCCAAAGCTGGGATGGAgcggggctgggatggagccgTGCCCGGGACAGGATTTCACCTTCCCAGCACCTCGAGCCCTTGCCTGACCTTCTGCCGGAGCTGGGGCACCCCTGGGCTTCATCACCCCGGGCTGGGGAAGGTCCCCTTGTGCTACCAGTTTttggggtggcacagggtgccaGGTGCTTGTCCCCCCAgcttctgtgcctcagtttccccatcacACCCGTCCTCCCcctggggcactgctgggggcAATGGGGTGGGGGATACAGACGGGtttgctctgctccccaaatcAGCGCTGGCCACCCCGTGAGCCGTGTCCAGGGCTCATCACCCAGCGTGTGGATGCCTCAAATCCCTCCTGGTCCCGTCAGAGCCGTGGCCAGGGAGGAAAAGGACAAACTCCCCCGTTCCCAAACAGCCTCtggctgctgtttgctgctccCCACCCCGAGCCATGCCACCACCCAAATTTCAGTCAAATCTGGCTCAGTCCCTGGGTTTTGCATGAGAGGGGCACCGGGCAAACTCTGACTcaaccaaaacaaccccaaaagcTCCTGGAGCCTTTGACCGCTCCATTGCGGGGCTGGAAACCTCCCCCAGAGCCTGGGCCACGCTGTCCCCATCCTAGGGGATCCTTTGGGGTGCAGACTTGAGGGACCAGGGCAGGACAAGGCACCAAAatccctgttcccagcccaACGGAGCCCTCGGAGAGCGCCATGGACGAGTGGGATCTCCCACAGTGGAAAAAAGAGGTGGAAAGCCTCAAGTACCAGCTGGCCTACAAGAGGGAGATGTCCTCCAAGACCATACCTGAGTGAGTGgctgctccccttcccttctcctccccaccctccctcccatccctgtgtccccaagaGCCGAATCCACCCCCAatatcccccctcaaagccCTGGGTGCTCCCAGATGAGATTTTCCCTTTATGGATCTCTAAACCCTCCAAGCCCCAGGGGCAGAACCCCCCTGCTGGCCCCAGAGCCCCCCTGTGCCGACCCCTTTCCAGTGGTGGCTGGGATGTGGCAGCACTGTGGCACCTCCTGACCTGTGGATGaccccagcagccccccaggGTGCAGATCCCCCCTTTCCAGAGCTTTCCAGAGCTCAAGACTCAAAACCAAAGTCATGGATggctcttttccctccctgctgtgtcccagagctgggaacacCCCCatttccaccccccccccccccccccccccccccccatcatTCCCAGTGGATCAGGGCCCATCCCAGGTTTCCCCCCACCAGAGCAGGATTTACCCcggccccaaatccccctcttGGCTGCCCTGAAcccccctggggctgtgcccaccctccctcccctctctgcaGGTTTGTGAAGTGGATCGAGGACGGCATTCCTGAAGATCCCTTCCTGAACCCGGAGCTGATGAAGAACAACCCCTGGGTGGAGAAAGGCAAATGCACCATCCTCTGAGGGCTCCCCCCTGCTGAGGGGATTTTCCATTAGTTAGTTCCAATTCCAACATGAGAACCTGAACAAAAACCCTGCCCTCACCTCGTTTCTTCTTGTTTAGTCCTAGAAGGGGTTTTAGAAATGGGGGGGACGTGGGGAAAGgcccctgggatggggcaggagcacagcaaagACTGCTCCAAGGTTTGCTGGGGTTTCATCTCGCACTTCTGCCACcaaaaaaggcagattttgcAACTTGTAAAGaagctttttataaaaaaacccctttttcagtgatttttagaTACTTTTGTAGGATCTCAGTTTGCAGTAAAACAGGCACATCGGGCACCTCAAGCTTtattaatgaaataaacagAGCAATAATTCATTATGAATTTTTTTagagatattttatttctttttttaaacaaaatacgTGGGTAATACAAAACTCTACACCAAGATCATGGCCACACACCCCAGCCAGGGGTTAGAAAGCCAAAAACCAGCGGATCCCTTCACTTTCAGCTCCAGAATTCCTGgctcccccccagccctgctagAGCAGGTCCCTGATGTAAAGATTCCTCCTGACAGCGTTGGAGAAGCCCTCGTTGAAGCGGAACCAGACGTCGCTCTTCCCCACGGCCTTTCCCATCTGGCTCTCCAGGGACTCCTCCTTGGACACCTGAGGGGCTGCACGAGGAAAATCCACCTCAAAAATGTGCAGGAAACCTTAAAATTACAAGCTGTGCCCTGGCTGGagaggggggatttggggagcagggagagggctTGGAAGGGTAGAGCTGATGATTCCATATCCCAAATCCTGCAAAGCCTCCAGCACCCAAAATTCCCTTTGGCTGGGGCCAGAATCCACGGATTTGCCCACAGGAactccctgccagctgtgctggtgtctGTGTGTCCAACCACAccactgctgtcccctggggctggggctgagggacaGGAGCCCCTCTTtgctcctggcactgggaatggggagagcC encodes the following:
- the GNG13 gene encoding guanine nucleotide-binding protein G(I)/G(S)/G(O) subunit gamma-13, coding for MDEWDLPQWKKEVESLKYQLAYKREMSSKTIPEFVKWIEDGIPEDPFLNPELMKNNPWVEKGKCTIL